In Acipenser ruthenus chromosome 16, fAciRut3.2 maternal haplotype, whole genome shotgun sequence, the following proteins share a genomic window:
- the LOC117411795 gene encoding G-protein coupled receptor 83-like, which produces MDPTKAYSPLQSLPYHSKFSEGSGDIPRTPDLNSTLALLMNKFHSTNRSAFNWSVFQIAEWEKFVELAKYESESQNPTVKALLVVAYSVIIFISLFGNVLVCQVVIKNKRMHSATSLFITNLAVSDIMITLLNTSFTLVRYVHSTWVFGKAMCHISRFVQYCSLHVSTLTLTAIALDRHQVILNPLKPRMSVYRGVLCIAVIWVMATCFSLPHAIYQKLFQYNYSASTVRSFCVPDFPNPSDLYWKYLDLSTFLLLYLLPLLIISLAYSRLAKKLWLRNAIGDVTMEQCIAHHRNKKKSIKMLVLVVVVFAVCWFPLNCYVVLISSLAIHSRNTLYFALHWFAMSSTCYNPFIYCWLNESFRSELKSLLSMCRRAQKPPDKLLPAAVAPYREAWLEQMSFKQGPSTQSVRSTTNVQTLNTDL; this is translated from the exons ATGG ATCCTACCAAGGCCTATTCACCTCTGCAGTCCCTTCCCTATCATTCCAAGTTTTCCGAAGGCTCTGGAGACATTCCAAGAACTCCAGACCTGAACTCAACGCTGGCTTTGCTGATGAACAAGTTCCATTCCACAAACAGGAGTGCGTTCAACTGGTCAGTCTTCCAGATTGCAGAATGGGAGAAGTTTGTAGAACTGGCTAAATACGAGTCTGAGTCCCAGAACCCCACAGTGAAGGCTCTGCTGGTCGTGGCGTACTCTGTCATCATTTTCATCTCTCTGTTCGGCAACGTCCTGGTGTGCCAGGTGGTGATCAAGAACAAGAGGATGCACTCGGCAACCAGTCTCTTCATAACTAACCTGGCCGTGTCCGATATCATGATCACACTGCTCAACACCTCCTTCACACTG GTTCGCTATGTGCACAGCACCTGGGTGTTTGGGAAGGCTATGTGTCACATTAGCCGGTTTGTGCAGTACTGCTCTCTTCACGTCTCCACCCTGACCCTCACAGCTATAGCTCTGGACAGACACCAG GTTATCCTGAATCCACTGAAACCCCGGATGTCAGTGTATAGAGGAGTTCTCTGCATTGCAGTGATCTGGGTGATGGCTACATGCTTCTCCCTCCCGCACGCCATCTACCAGAAACTTTTTCAGTACAACTACAG CGCATCCACAGTCCGCAGCTTCTGCGTTCCTGATTTCCCGAACCCCTCGGATCTCTACTGGAAATACCTGGACCTGTCCACCTTCCTGCTGCTCTACCTGCTCCCGCTGCTCATCATCTCCCTGGCTTACTCCCGGCTGGCCAAGAAGCTGTGGCTGCGCAACGCCATCGGGGACGTCACCATGGAGCAGTGCATCGCCCACCACAGGAACAAGAAGAAGAGCATCAAGATGctggtgctggtggtggtggtcttCGCAGTCTGCTGGTTCCCCCTCAACTGCTACGTGGTGCTCATCTCCAGCCTGGCCATCCACTCCAGGAACACCCTCTACTTCGCCTTGCACTGGTTCGCCATGAGCAGCACCTGTTACAACCCCTTCATCTACTGCTGGCTCAACGAGAGCTTCCGCTCGGAGCTCAAGTCCCTGCTGAGCATGTGCAGGCGAGCCCAGAAGCCACCAGATAAGCTCCTCCCAGCTGCCGTGGCTCCCTATCGCGAGGCCTGGCTTGAGCAAATGAGCTTCAAGCAGGGTCCTTCCACCCAGAGCGTCAGGTCCACCACAAATGTGCAGACTCTCAACACGGATCTGTAG
- the LOC117411848 gene encoding tumor necrosis factor receptor superfamily member 27-like isoform X1, giving the protein MDCLENEFYSNRGNCTPCKQCPPGLELSQECGFGSGGDAHCVSCSPCCYKDEWGHRGCKRCQSCKLIYRLQISNCTAERNAVCGECLPGFYSKARIGGQQDVQCIPCTGQTPPSELQCSTRVQIMKVSGSAAPPPDTAVAAVVCSALVTVAIVVMILSFLYCRCTSVGSCVQAFLRSCNADWSERGEAVATDEPRETVMQNAAGELSPGAKDTLEPTGQPVDDSPASLRSCMEACAFPGNPAKTVEPKPQCVSSLSETQPLIRDSTCSTCSSGSSSSSRNSAEHSPEQPQEAASLNGYCALEQDGRRRHAPVECTELDFQGCAARSEETRAGDTAGQAQPEAPSGGSLPEKEIRGPPANISQTTTSCMRGEEEILRYSCASACHIPQNCTSMAFDVQNMVRKSCTITQGLHLGRLPPVLVESLSLKLDPSFPGVKNYRQLGLELGVPAEVMDSVIGFEHVFSYLSSSTLTTVPDLVHAFHRLQRFDALFLLCEYSTQIQHNVCAH; this is encoded by the exons ATGGACTGTTTAGAAAATGAGTTCTACAGTAACAGGGGCAACTGCACTCCATGCAAGCAGTGCCCACCTGGCCTGGAGCTCTCACAG GAGTGTGGTTTTGGGAGTGGAGGCGATGCGCACTGTGTGAGCTGCAGCCCCTGCTGCTATAAGGATGAGTGGGGACACCGGGGCTGTAAGCGCTGCCAGTCCTGCAAGCTCATTTACAGACTGCAGATATCCAACTGCACAGCCGAGAGGAACGCTGTGTGTGGAGAATGCCTGCCAGG GTTTTACAGTAAAGCGAGGATTGGTGGACAGCAGGATGTGCAATGCATCCCCTGTACTGGTCAGACTCCACCCAGCGAACTTCAAT GCAGTACACGAGTTCAGATCATGAAGGTTTCGGGTTCAGCAGCACCCCCTCCTGACACGGCCGTAGCTGCTGTTGTTTGCAGTGCACTTGTTACCGTGGCGATTGTTGTGATGATTCTGTCATTTCTGTACTGTAGATGCACCTCCGTTGGGAGCTGTGTTCAAG CGTTTCTGAGGTCCTGTAATGCTGATTGGAGTGAGCGCGGTGAAGCTGTTGCTACTGATGAACCCAGAGAGACTGTGATGCAGAATGCAGCTGGGGAGCTCAGCCCTGGGGCCAAGGACACACTGGAGCCCACAG GCCAGCCTGTGGACGACTCCCCTGCCAGTTTGAGGTCCTGCATGGAGGCGTGTGCATTCCCAGGGAACCCTGCCAAGACCGTAGAGCCCAAGCCCCAGTGTGTGAGCAGCTTATCAGAAACCCAGCCGCTGATCAGAGACTCCACCTGCAGCACCTGCTCGTCGGGGAGCTCCTCCAGCTCCAGGAACAGTGCCGAGCACTCCCCAGAGCAGCCCCAAGAGGCAGCATCACTCAATGGGTACTGTGCATTGGAGCAGGATGGGAGAAGACGGCATGCTCCTGTGGAGTGTACTGAGTTAGACTTCCAGGGCTGTGCTGCTCGTTCTGAAGaaaccagggctggagacacagcAGGACAAGCCCAGCCAGAGGCCCCTTCCGGTGGCAGCCTGCCGGAGAAGGAAATCAGGGGACCCCCTGCCAACATTTCCCAAACCACTACCAGCTGCATGAGAGGTGAGGAGGAAATCCTCCGCTACAGCTGTGCAAGCGCTTGCCACATCCCGCAGAACTGCACCAGCATG GCTTTTGATGTTCAGAACATGGTGAGAAAGAGTTGCACAATCACACAAG GACTTCACTTGGGGCGTCTCCCTCCGGTGCTGGTCGAGTCCCTGTCTCTGAAGCTGGACCCATCGTTCCCGGGTGTAAAGAACTACAGGCAGCTGGGTCTGGAGCTGGGGGTGCCAGCGGAGGTGATGGACAGCGTCATCGGGTTTGAGCATGTGTTTAGCTACCTGTCCTCCAGCACACTGACCACAGTGCCCGACCTGGTGCACGCCTTCCATCGCCTGCAGAGGTTCGACGCCTTGTTCCTGCTCTGCGAGTACTCCACTCAGATCCAACACAATGTGTGTGCGCATTAG
- the LOC117411848 gene encoding uncharacterized protein LOC117411848 isoform X2: MSSTVTGATALHASSAHLAWSSHRFYSKARIGGQQDVQCIPCTGQTPPSELQCSTRVQIMKVSGSAAPPPDTAVAAVVCSALVTVAIVVMILSFLYCRCTSVGSCVQAFLRSCNADWSERGEAVATDEPRETVMQNAAGELSPGAKDTLEPTGQPVDDSPASLRSCMEACAFPGNPAKTVEPKPQCVSSLSETQPLIRDSTCSTCSSGSSSSSRNSAEHSPEQPQEAASLNGYCALEQDGRRRHAPVECTELDFQGCAARSEETRAGDTAGQAQPEAPSGGSLPEKEIRGPPANISQTTTSCMRGEEEILRYSCASACHIPQNCTSMAFDVQNMVRKSCTITQGLHLGRLPPVLVESLSLKLDPSFPGVKNYRQLGLELGVPAEVMDSVIGFEHVFSYLSSSTLTTVPDLVHAFHRLQRFDALFLLCEYSTQIQHNVCAH, from the exons ATGAGTTCTACAGTAACAGGGGCAACTGCACTCCATGCAAGCAGTGCCCACCTGGCCTGGAGCTCTCACAG GTTTTACAGTAAAGCGAGGATTGGTGGACAGCAGGATGTGCAATGCATCCCCTGTACTGGTCAGACTCCACCCAGCGAACTTCAAT GCAGTACACGAGTTCAGATCATGAAGGTTTCGGGTTCAGCAGCACCCCCTCCTGACACGGCCGTAGCTGCTGTTGTTTGCAGTGCACTTGTTACCGTGGCGATTGTTGTGATGATTCTGTCATTTCTGTACTGTAGATGCACCTCCGTTGGGAGCTGTGTTCAAG CGTTTCTGAGGTCCTGTAATGCTGATTGGAGTGAGCGCGGTGAAGCTGTTGCTACTGATGAACCCAGAGAGACTGTGATGCAGAATGCAGCTGGGGAGCTCAGCCCTGGGGCCAAGGACACACTGGAGCCCACAG GCCAGCCTGTGGACGACTCCCCTGCCAGTTTGAGGTCCTGCATGGAGGCGTGTGCATTCCCAGGGAACCCTGCCAAGACCGTAGAGCCCAAGCCCCAGTGTGTGAGCAGCTTATCAGAAACCCAGCCGCTGATCAGAGACTCCACCTGCAGCACCTGCTCGTCGGGGAGCTCCTCCAGCTCCAGGAACAGTGCCGAGCACTCCCCAGAGCAGCCCCAAGAGGCAGCATCACTCAATGGGTACTGTGCATTGGAGCAGGATGGGAGAAGACGGCATGCTCCTGTGGAGTGTACTGAGTTAGACTTCCAGGGCTGTGCTGCTCGTTCTGAAGaaaccagggctggagacacagcAGGACAAGCCCAGCCAGAGGCCCCTTCCGGTGGCAGCCTGCCGGAGAAGGAAATCAGGGGACCCCCTGCCAACATTTCCCAAACCACTACCAGCTGCATGAGAGGTGAGGAGGAAATCCTCCGCTACAGCTGTGCAAGCGCTTGCCACATCCCGCAGAACTGCACCAGCATG GCTTTTGATGTTCAGAACATGGTGAGAAAGAGTTGCACAATCACACAAG GACTTCACTTGGGGCGTCTCCCTCCGGTGCTGGTCGAGTCCCTGTCTCTGAAGCTGGACCCATCGTTCCCGGGTGTAAAGAACTACAGGCAGCTGGGTCTGGAGCTGGGGGTGCCAGCGGAGGTGATGGACAGCGTCATCGGGTTTGAGCATGTGTTTAGCTACCTGTCCTCCAGCACACTGACCACAGTGCCCGACCTGGTGCACGCCTTCCATCGCCTGCAGAGGTTCGACGCCTTGTTCCTGCTCTGCGAGTACTCCACTCAGATCCAACACAATGTGTGTGCGCATTAG